One genomic region from Magallana gigas chromosome 3, xbMagGiga1.1, whole genome shotgun sequence encodes:
- the LOC105325968 gene encoding zinc finger protein 85 isoform X1: MEKQNENMHETQDEISSENPSTSKLFCCDVCGKDFILKSYLQVHMKMHKEERPYKCEVCHKAFKQMAALARHNRIHTGEMLYKCDYCQKEFNDQSSIQRHIRTHTGERPFVCEICGKAFVENQHLRRHVLRMHTEERPYVCETCGSRFAEKGTLKCHLLVHTNEKPHACDECDKAFRSSSHLKRHKMWAHKGVKRIRNRFNLTYTCDVCSKDFHDKNDFTRHKRTHTKEKPYQCPVCQKWFSVQSNRNKHVRQVHAESSTTSTDDQS; this comes from the coding sequence ATggaaaagcaaaatgaaaacaTGCATGAAACTCAGGATGAAATATCCTCTGAAAATCCTTCCACTTCTAAACTGTTTTGTTGTGATGTTTGTGGGAAAGACTTTATTCTCAAGTCTTACTTGCAGGTTCACATGAAAATGCACAAAGAGGAACGACCATATAAGTGTGAGGTATGCCACAAAGCCTTCAAACAAATGGCTGCTCTTGCACGACACAACCGTATTCATACCGGTGAAATGTTGTATAAATGTGACTACTGCCAAAAGGAGTTTAATGATCAATCAAGTATTCAAAGACACATCAGAACACATACAGGGGAAAGACCATTTGTTTGTGAGATATGTGGGAAAGCATTTGTGGAAAATCAGCATCTACGTCGACATGTGCTGCGAATGCACACAGAAGAGCGTCCATATGTCTGTGAGACTTGTGGGTCTCGGTTTGCAGAGAAGGGGACTCTGAAATGTCATTTGTTAGTACATACTAATGAAAAACCTCATGCCTGCGATGAATGTGATAAAGCTTTTAGGTCCTCTAGTCATTTAAAAAGACACAAGATGTGGGCTCATAAGGGAGTGAAGAGAATTCGTAATCGTTTCAACTTAACCTACACTTGTGATGTGTGCTCAAAAGACTTTCATgacaaaaatgattttacaagGCACAAAAGAACACACACTAAAGAGAAGCCTTATCAATGTCCTGTTTGTCAAAAGTGGTTTAGTGTTCAGTCTAATAGAAACAAGCATGTGCGTCAGGTGCATGCAGAGAGTTCCACAACATCTACAGATGATCAGTCCTAA
- the LOC105325968 gene encoding zinc finger protein 85 isoform X2, translated as MKMHKEERPYKCEVCHKAFKQMAALARHNRIHTGEMLYKCDYCQKEFNDQSSIQRHIRTHTGERPFVCEICGKAFVENQHLRRHVLRMHTEERPYVCETCGSRFAEKGTLKCHLLVHTNEKPHACDECDKAFRSSSHLKRHKMWAHKGVKRIRNRFNLTYTCDVCSKDFHDKNDFTRHKRTHTKEKPYQCPVCQKWFSVQSNRNKHVRQVHAESSTTSTDDQS; from the coding sequence ATGAAAATGCACAAAGAGGAACGACCATATAAGTGTGAGGTATGCCACAAAGCCTTCAAACAAATGGCTGCTCTTGCACGACACAACCGTATTCATACCGGTGAAATGTTGTATAAATGTGACTACTGCCAAAAGGAGTTTAATGATCAATCAAGTATTCAAAGACACATCAGAACACATACAGGGGAAAGACCATTTGTTTGTGAGATATGTGGGAAAGCATTTGTGGAAAATCAGCATCTACGTCGACATGTGCTGCGAATGCACACAGAAGAGCGTCCATATGTCTGTGAGACTTGTGGGTCTCGGTTTGCAGAGAAGGGGACTCTGAAATGTCATTTGTTAGTACATACTAATGAAAAACCTCATGCCTGCGATGAATGTGATAAAGCTTTTAGGTCCTCTAGTCATTTAAAAAGACACAAGATGTGGGCTCATAAGGGAGTGAAGAGAATTCGTAATCGTTTCAACTTAACCTACACTTGTGATGTGTGCTCAAAAGACTTTCATgacaaaaatgattttacaagGCACAAAAGAACACACACTAAAGAGAAGCCTTATCAATGTCCTGTTTGTCAAAAGTGGTTTAGTGTTCAGTCTAATAGAAACAAGCATGTGCGTCAGGTGCATGCAGAGAGTTCCACAACATCTACAGATGATCAGTCCTAA